From the genome of Numenius arquata chromosome 9, bNumArq3.hap1.1, whole genome shotgun sequence:
GGGTCACCCGGGACAccgggggacggggacaccgggGGACGCCGAGGCTGGTGGCAGCGGTGCCCCAGGGCCACCTTAGGTGGCCCCCCTCGGCGTGGGGACCGAGGGTCCccggggtgcagccccccccccccccccggggtgcggggccccggtgccggcggcggAGGCGGGATGACGGGGACGTGTTTAGTCTGCGCCGCGGAATGTGGCGGGGTGACCTTGGACCCTGGACGGGCGTGaggacggcgggggggggggggagggcgtgCGAGGCGCTGCCCTCTCACCCACTTcctctggggatggagggggggggggaacggcgggacacacacacacacacggtgccACAGGGCCCCCACGGAGGGCAGGCCCGGGCAAAGCCGTGCCAGGGGGGAGCCAGGATTAATCCCCCCCCACGCACAGGATTCCTGGGGGGATCAGCagtgccagccccctccccctccccccgcttgcccccctccccccccacacactcTGGCTCTgtaccccaccaccaccactgcggCATGGGGTCCCCGCACCCCCTGTCCCGCATTTCCACCCCCCTCCAGCACTCGCCACTCCTGgctctctgctccccccccccccagctccgtgTCTGCTGGTGCAGGTGGAGGCGGGGGGGTCTCTTCTtgtgcccccctccctgccccactccTGGCCTGGCTGCCCCCCTGCTCTGTGGGGgctggagccggggctggggggtcacaggggggtgCCAGGGCCAGCGGTGGCTCAGGTGTCCCCTCCCCGTCCGactgctgcccagagcctctggGGCCGGCGATGtccctctgtctgtccgtccgtccatcccgGCCGTGTGGGGAGGGGGTCGCCCTGCCCACCCTCTTCTCAGCTGGTGTCGGGGTGCCAGGACCCCCCGACACCACAGCCTGGGCTCCGCTGCCCCCTCCAtctgcccaccccagccccgtCCGTGGGTCCTGTGGGGCCGGTCCTGCCGGGTGAGGGGTCATGGGGGGGCACTGCACCACGCTGtgccctccccggggcggggggctggtGCCGGGGCGGTTGTGCCAGGCTCGGCGGGGTCCTGGCACCGGGGACGGCTCCGAGGGGTTGCCGGTGCCGCGGCGGTTGGGTTGAGTGGGGTTTGGCtggggcaggagtggggctgcCAGGCTTGGCAGGGGGGTgtccagccgggggggggggggttgggttgcATTTGGTGGGACTTTTTGGCACTGGGGCCGGTTCTACTGGGCTTGGCGGGGATGTCTGGCACCGGGGGGTGTTGGGTTTGGCAGGGGGTGTCCGTCACCGGGGGGTGTTGGATTTGGTGGGGCCGTCTGGCATCCGGGGGGTGTTGGGTTTGGCGGTGCAGCGGGCACCAGGGGcggttgggttgggtttgttgGGGATGTTTGGCACCGGGGCTGGTTCTGCCGGGCTCAGTGGGGATGTCCATCACCGGGGGGTGTTGGGTTTGGCAGGTCTGTCCGGCACCGGGGgcggttgggttgggtttggcgGCGCCGGGCAGGTTTGCCGGGCTCGGTGGGTCGCCGTGGGGCCGGCAGAGCTTGGGTGGTTCTGCTTTTGCAACCGTGGCCTCGGTGCTCTTTGGCAGGTTTCCCTTGGCGGGGGCAgcccggggggggtgggaggagggaggagaagggttAAAGGCACGTTCTCACCCAGCCTGGCCCCCCCCCCGCGCCAGGTCCTTGGGGCTGAGACACAGCAGCGAGCGAAGGTCCCAGCATCGGCGTCTTGGTGCTGACCCCCCCcgtccctcctcctgcagctcccagcgcCAGGGGGATGCCGGGTGGGCGGCGCTgccgggggggctgctggggcccGGCGTGCCCATGAGGGTGGCGGCGGAGGGCaaggcggcgggaggaggaggaggaggaagagaagaggctCGCCATGGAGTTCACGGCCATCGACTACAGCATCTTCGCCCTGCTGCTGGTCCTGTCCTCGGCCATCGGGCTCTTCTACGCGCTGAGCGGGGGCCGGCAGCGCACCGTGCAGGAGTTCCTGCTGGCCAACCGCAGCATGGGCTGCTTGCCCGTCGCCCTCTCCCTGTTGGCCACCTTCCAGTCGGCAGTGGCCATCCTGGGAGTGCCGGCCGAGATCTACCGCTTCGGCACCGAGTACTGGTTCCTGGGCTGCTCCTACTTCCTGGGGCTCCTCATCCCGGCCCACATCTTCGTCCCCGTCTTCTACCGCCTGCGCATCACCAGCACCTacgaggtgagggggggggggggcatgggggggacacagggggacacgtGGCCTCAGGGGGATGAGCTGAGGGTGCCTGGTGGTCCCTCGTCACCCCGTGCTCCCCCCCAGCTTGTCCcgtccctgggcagtgctggggggcaccaggggccgaggtgctgggggagggctccctgtccccccccctgccTCCTTGCTGCCtaggggggacactggggatgtcCCCCCCAGCTTGCACAGCGGTGCCCTGACCTGTCACCTCCCCCGCAGTACCTGGAGCTGCGCTTCAACAAGACGGTGCGGGTCTTTGGCACCATCACCTTCATCTTCCAGAtggtgagtggggctgggggagggggccgtttggggggggacccgggggggggcagaTCAGGCACGGCTGCAGCGCTGCTCTCCCCACAGGTCATCTACATGGGGGTGGTGCTCTACGCGCCCGCGCTGGCCCTCAACGCAGGTGAGGGGGGGatgggagttgggggggggggccctgctgGAAACCCCATcctgcactgggggggggggctgcctccCCCCCAGCTCGTTAACAGCCTCTACCACTTCCAGTGACGGGCTTTGACCTCTGGAGCGCGGTGCTCACCATCGGGCTGGTCTGCACCCTCTACACCACGCTGGTGAGTCTGGGGGCTGCCTGGCtgcggggtgccccccccccccccagccgtgtgtcgtgtccccaccaccccctccagcccccgggGTGGGGGTGACGGTCCTCCCGGTGCCTCCGCAGGGCGGGCTGAAGGCCGTCATCTGGACCGACGTCTTCCAGACGCTGGTGATGCTGGCGGGGCAGCTGGCCGTCATCGTGGTGGGGGCCCGGCGGGTGGGGGGCATGGCCCGCGTCTGGcacctggcacagcagcagggcaagATCTCGGGCATCGAgtgagtctgtgtgtgtgtgtgtgtgtgtgtgtgtgtgtgtgtgtgtgtgtgtccgtgtcccgGCACCCCCCCGGGGATGGACACCCCACACCATGCCATGGGGAGAGGGACCCTGGCACAGCGGAGGGGGTGGGTTATCTACTCCTGCCACCCCCTTTCCTGTGGCGTGGGGATGGCACTGTGACCCCCCcctgttgtgtgtcccccccccccccgcagcctgGACCCTGACCCCTTCCAGCGCCACACCTTCTGGACGCTGGCGCTGGGGGGGGTCTTCATGATGCTGTCGCTCTACGGGGTGAACCAGGCGCAGGTGCAGCGCTACCTCAGCGCCCGCAGCGAGCGGGAGGCCAAGCTGTGAGTCGGGGACGGGGGGCTGGGGGTGACCCCCCCTACCTCCTCGTGTcaccacccccttccccagcctctgatttccgcccccctcccccctggCCCCCGCAGCTCCTGCTACGCCGTCTTCCCCTGCCAGCAGATCGTCCTCTGCCTCAGCTGCCTCACCGGACTCGTCATGTTCGTCTACGACCGGGAGCACCCGCTGGCCCCCGGCCAGCGCCCCAGCTCTTCCGACCAGGTGGGTGACCGGGGACCACCCCCCTCCCGTGGCcggtggggcaggacccccccctgctgacccccctcccctccctgccccagctggTGCTGTACTTCGTGATGGACGTGCTGCGGGAcctgccggggctgcccgggctcTTCGTCGCCTGCCTTTTCAGCGGGTCCCTCAGGTGAGCGGGGTGGACCCCGGGGAcagggggggtccctgggggggtccaagcgacccccccacacctcccgctccctctccttcctccccagcaccatcTCCTCCGCCTTCAACTCCCTGGCCACCGTCACCATGGCGGACCTGGTGCGgccccactgccctgggctgtCGGAGTCACAGGCCACCCTGCTCTCCAAGCTGCTgggtgagctggggggggacacggcgggggggggctaTGCTGGCGGCCGGGGGGTCCCCAGCAGCGCCGTgaccccccactcccctccccagctctcggGTACGGATTGCTGTGCCTGGGGATGGCCTATGTCTCCTCCATGCTGGGTCCCGTGCTGCAGGTAAGTGGGGGGGGCAGGGCCCCCCCAGCTCCGGCACCCGGCCGGGGGGGTGGCAGGTGCTGAGGACCGTGTCTCCGCAGGCGGCCATCAGCATCTTCGGCATGGTGGGGGGCCCACTCCTGGGGCTCTTCTGCCTGGGCATGTTCTTCCCCTGCGCCAACCCCACGgtgagtgtcccccccccacccacccaggggGGGCTTGGACCCCATGGAGGAGGGGGGCAGTGATGGGGGGAGACCGGGGTGCCCTGAGCCCGGCTGGGGGTCAgcaccctccctctcccccaatgCAGGGTGCTGTCGTGGGGCTACTGGCGGGCCTGGCCATGGCTTTCTGGGTGGGCATCGGCAGCCTGCTGCACAGcatgggggggggccgggggggtccccCCATCCAACAGCACCACGATCCCCCCCATGGGCAACCTCACCACCATCCTGGCTACCACCACGCTGgcccccaccacagccccccACAGGTGAGCGGGATGGGGGGGCTGCAGCTGCGAGaggcggggtgtgggggggtgctgCTCCgtgcccccccaccctccccatccTGACCCctgtctcccccagccccacggggctgGAGAAGTTTTACAGCCTGTCCTACATGTGGTACAGCGCCCACAACTCCACCACCGTCATCCTGGTGGGGCTCCTGGTCAGCCTCATCACTGGTGAGTGccggggggcgggcagggggggctggcagtgccctcccccccccccctcaccctccgCTCTGCCCCCCAGGCCCCACACCGGCGGCAGCCGTGGACCCCCGCACCATCTCCCCGGTGCTGCCGcgcctgctctgctgcctgccccacAAGTACCGGCGGAGGCTCTGCTGTGGGGTGGCCTTCCCTGACCAGGTGAGGGGACCCACACCTttcggggggggacacacacatgcacacagtgGCGGGTTAGTGCCCCCGTCCCgtgcccctgctgcccccccccccactctgTCCCCGCAGGACGCTGACCGTGCGGACACCGTGGTGAAGAGCAATGGGGTGCCCAAcggcctgccccccccccgggcggcgggaggaagaggagggacagGGCTACATCCGTGCAGAGGGGGCCCCCGCCTACGCCCTGCAGGAGACCTCCTTctgagccccccccgcccccccaaacggACTCCCCCATGGGGTGCCTGGACATGGCTGGGGAGCACCAAATAACCGGGAGGGGCTGGGTGGGCTGCACCCCCCCCGCACCGGGCTGGTCCCGAGACCCCCGGCTGCCTGCACCGGGGATGCTGCCGgtccccctgccccggccccgggggggctcTGGGACCACGGGTGTGGGGGCAAGTGGGAGCGGTGCCCCtaccccccccaggctgggactCTGCCCGGTGCCCCCGGCCTGGCCACGTGCCTTACCGCACCGCTCTGGGCCGGGGGGCCCCGGAACCCCCAGGGCGCCGAGCGCCCACcttccccccctaccccccctgccccccgttTCTGTCTTTGTTCCCCTCCCAATAAACGGTTCTGGAGTGCAGGTGTCAGAGGAGCCCCGGGACCacccccacagccagccccccccccggagcctgTGGGGACATGGGACCGCTCCCCCCGTCCCTCTAAGCCGCGGGGGGGCCCCGCTGTCCCCCgggagcaggctcctggccagCCCGGCAGATTTATGGTGGCAGCCTTGGCCCTGGCCCCTTTCCCATGGCGcgaggccggggcgggggggggcccagcCAGGGGACCCAGGTGAGCGCAGCCGGGGGGGTGGCTGCTCCATGTCTGGGAGGCTCGGGGGGCCCCCATTGCCCTGTGCCCCCACCCGTGGGGGGgctgtcccacagccccagcaggcgATGGGTGCTCGCTGGGGGGGTTGTTTCAGGGGTTTATTGCTGCGGGTGGGGCcaggtgccccccagcccccacggGCAtggcccccccaccccatccctgcccccccgAATGTCCCCAGGGCTCTGGCCCGTGCCCTGCGGGGCATCCCCCTGCCCGCCCTGTGCCCACGGAGCTGGTGGACCCCCCCGGGCAGGATGGGGGTGCGGATCCTGTCGGCACTGGCCCCCCTGTCCTGGCTGCTGCAAGGGAACGGGGTCCCCGTCCGGGGGGGGAGCAGGTGTGGAGGCTCTCGTGGCTGTGGGCACCCCGGGGGgctcccctgctgccagcccgctgtcccccagccccgtgtgctcctggctgctggtgcctgcagctgccccgggggggtcaggAGCGGGGTCCCCCCAAGGGCCAGCGTAGAGGCGGGAGCGCATCGGCCACTTCTgcaagagagagggaggggggaaaaccgggggggggtgtgctttgtcctgctgctcccactgccccacacctggggacaggggggccctggggactGGGTGCTGGTttgcactggggacactggggaccgGGTGCTGGGCTGCACGGGGGATTATGGAGGACCCCAaggtgctgggggacactggggactgGGTGCTGGGGTGCACAAGGAATTATGGGGGACCCCAAGGTGCtggctggggggcactggggacactggggatactggggaccCGGTGCTGGGGTGCACGGGGAATTATAGGGGACCGCAGGGTGCCATCATGCAAGGGGGACCCCAgaggtgggtgccgggggggggggggggtccggacGCCAAGGGAGGGGTGCGCCAGGTCTCACCTTCATGGGGTGCAGGAGCGGGTGtgcggggagcgggcgggagggggcgggcggggggggcccgCGGCCCAGCGCGTGGCGGAGGTGGGCGATGTGGCGGGTGGCCAGGAGGAGGACGTCCAGCCTGGAGAGCTTGGTGCCGGGGGGCACGGCGGGCAGAGCCCcctgcagggactggaaggcccGGCGCAGCGCCCGcacccggccccgctcccgcaccGCGCTCGGGGGGCACGGTGGCACCGGGGGGCCCTGCGGAGAGAGGAGGGTGAGCTGGCCCGGGGCCACCccgatggggacggggatggggacagcaccCCTCCGCCACCATGCCCCATCCCCGGGGAGCCGGGTGGCCCCAGGACACAGACCCACGGGGTGTCTGTGCCCCCCAGGctgcctcccacccacccacattCTGTGGGGCAGcccatggccccccccccacccgcacccccccaggctctgccctgcaCCCCGGTGGGGTGGGCTGGCGCTGCTGGCGTgcacccccccacagccccccgggACTCGGGTGCAGCGGGGCAAGGGGTGGCAGGCACATCCCTGGGGTCCCCACTCCCACCGCATGTGGGGTCCTGCTCCCATGCTCGGCTGGCTCTTACCTGCCCTGCTGGCGGGGGGCTCCCCGAGTCACCAGGGTGGGCAGACGAGAGCCCCGgggtcctgcctgcaccccctccccggcagcGCCGGGCGGCCCGTGGGGGGCTGCaggcccctctcctcccccgggAGCCGGGGGCTGTGGTGGCCGGGGGGTGGCCGTGCACGGCGGCCGGCCCCGCTCGGCAGTCCCCGCCGGCGCTCTCAGCCATgatggcagcccctgcccgcgcCTCGGCCCCGCGAAGCGCCGGTGGGTCGGGGCGCCCTGGGGAGCGCGGCTACGTGTCCCCCCCTCGCCGCCTCCCAGCACGGCCcatcccgccgcctcccccgcttGGCACGGGGGGACGCGCGGGAGGATACGGGCCGTCCCAGCCACAGCCTCCCCCGGCCGCCCACGGGAGCCCCCTGAGGACCCCCAGGCCCAGCATGGCGGGAGCCACCGAGTCCCCGCAGGGACCAGCCGTGCTCTGGGCTGGGCACCCACACGGGGTCAcaccgtgccccccaccccacgtGCCGCCCGGGACCCCGCCGGTGGGACGGGAACCGGTGCAGGGGGGATGCCGGCGGGTGCCCACAGCGATGGGCGTGAGGGGCTCCACACCTGGTACAGAttgaggaggggggagggtgtCCCCTGGGTGCTGCACCACCCCCTGACACCATCCCCGGCACCCTGGGACCGGGGAACCCCCCGGCGCCCCCATCGCCTGCCGGACAGTGGGGTGAGGACCCCCAGGGTGGCCGGTGGGGTGGGCCAGGAGTGAGATGGGGGAGGCAGATGGGGACCCCgcagggctgaggggacccaTGGGGACCCGGACATCCCCGGAGGGGGGGACAACACAACGGGGCTGAACGGGGGGCTACCGGTAGCCCGGGATAGGGGGGACACGCACGCCCCCCACCGCCCCCGAGGCCAGCCCCCGCCCGGCGCATGCGCCGCGCGGGGGCGTGGCCTCGGGGGCGGTGGGGGGCGTGGTTGTGTCTTGTGGGCGTGGTCATACCCGAGCGGGGCGTGGTTAAAGCCGATGGAGGCGTGGCTATTGTAGATGGAGGCGTGGCTATTGCGGATAGGGGAGTGGCTATGGCGGGTAGGGGCGTGGCGACGTGGTGACGGCAGCGTCGCGCTGACGTGTGCGCCGCAGCCATGGCGCCCCGGCGGCCGGCCGAGCTTTACCGGGCGCCTTTCCCGCTCTACACCGTCCGCCTCCACCCGCAGCGGCCCCTCGCCATcaccgccggcggcggcggcgccgccaaGACCGGCATCCGCAATGGCGTGGTGCGGCTCGGCTCGGGGAGGGGCGGGAGGCCTGTGGGTGGGCGCGGCGGTGGAGGGGGGTGAGGAGGCCTCGGGGGGGTGTAGgccgcgggggtgggggggggaagcggggagctgtggggctgggtggggagcGGCAATTGTTAGGCCGGGTtggggggcagctgtggggccagGGAGGGAGATTGGGGGGTTCAGAGGGGGGGGACCTGTCTGGCCAGGGGGAGACGAGTGTCAGGCCGGGTTGGGGGACAGCTGTGGGGCGAGGGGTCGGGTTtcagggggccgggggggctgggggggacgacACTGTGGGTGTGGGTGGGGGGGGTCGGGTttggggggagctgtggggccagGGAAGGAGACTGTGGGTTCAGGTGAGGGGGATTgtgggactggggaggggggaaaccgTGGGTGCAGGTGGGGGGGAGCTGTCTGGCTAGGGGGAGATGAGTGTCAGGCTGGGTTGGGGGGcagctgtgggtctggggggaggTACCATGGGGCTGGAGTCGGGGGGAGGGAGCCATGAGGGTCAGGGAGAGAGGAAGCTGGGTGTGGGTGGCGGGAAGCTGTGGGGCTTGGATGGGACCACAGGTGGgggtgagctgtggggcaggttgGGGGCCCTCAGAGGGGAGAGGAGCCCCAGGCTGTGGGTGTGGGGCAAGATGGGGGTCTGGCTGGGTGTGAGGTcagggtggtggcagcagccgggggggctgtggggtggtggaGAGCCCTGGGGGGGTGGCAGGTGCAGGGTCTGAGGCCGGGCCACCCCCTCCCGCAGCActtcctgcagctggagcagatCGGGGGGCAGCTCAGCGCCTCGCTGCTGCACTCCCACGACACCGAGACCCGTGCCACCATGACCATGGCGCTGGCCGACGACATCATCGCGGCAGGGCAGGACGCCTCCTGCCACATCCTGCGCTTCCGCCTGCAGCCACCTGaggcccgcggcggcggcggctccgatGGCCGAAACGGTGAGAGCCCTGCTGGGACGGCCccggtgccgtggggcagggtgtgcaGGGTGGATGCTCTGTGGGGTGCTCTGGGGGTCTCCTGCCTGTCCCACACCCCGTCCCCCTCGGCAGTGGGGCGCTGTGTCATGGCTCCATCTGCCCCACCGCAGGCAGTGGGGAGaaggggccgcggcggcggaAGG
Proteins encoded in this window:
- the SLC5A6 gene encoding LOW QUALITY PROTEIN: sodium-dependent multivitamin transporter (The sequence of the model RefSeq protein was modified relative to this genomic sequence to represent the inferred CDS: inserted 2 bases in 1 codon; deleted 1 base in 1 codon); translation: MEFTAIDYSIFALLLVLSSAIGLFYALSGGRQRTVQEFLLANRSMGCLPVALSLLATFQSAVAILGVPAEIYRFGTEYWFLGCSYFLGLLIPAHIFVPVFYRLRITSTYEYLELRFNKTVRVFGTITFIFQMVIYMGVVLYAPALALNAVTGFDLWSAVLTIGLVCTLYTTLGGLKAVIWTDVFQTLVMLAGQLAVIVVGARRVGGMARVWHLAQQQGKISGIDLDPDPFQRHTFWTLALGGVFMMLSLYGVNQAQVQRYLSARSEREAKLSCYAVFPCQQIVLCLSCLTGLVMFVYDREHPLAPGQRPSSSDQLVLYFVMDVLRDLPGLPGLFVACLFSGSLSTISSAFNSLATVTMADLVRPHCPGLSESQATLLSKLLALGYGLLCLGMAYVSSMLGPVLQAAISIFGMVGGPLLGLFCLGMFFPCANPTGAVVGLLAGLAMAFWVGIGSLLHSMGGAGGVPPSNSTTIPPMGNLTTILATTTLAPTTAPHSPTGLEKFYSLSYMWYSAHNSTTVILVGLLVSLITGPTPAAAVDPRTISPVLPRLLCCLPHKYRRRLCCGVAFPDQDADRADTVVKSNGVPNGLPPPRAXREEEEGQGYIRAEGAPAYALQETSF